A genome region from Christensenella minuta includes the following:
- a CDS encoding ABC transporter permease, which translates to MNKETAINPMEKKKRALPGEMMILIILIAMFIVLSIASNKFMTWDNMSNLMKQTSINGVVAIGMTFVIISSGIDLSVGAIVGFSGILASMLMVGGWGIAPAVLVSVAASCGVGVANGVLVHDGKVPPFIATLGTMTIVRGVIMLITDARMISGMPDDFINFATSTILGIPALAIIWIVAIIIALLILKFTVFGRNVYSIGSNEEATRLSGVNIRLNIYGIYLVSALCSAVAGIMLASRVGNGLPKGGDGYELDAIAASVVGGASLSGGEGSIVGTVIGALIMQTLRNGGNLLGVNSFILEICIGSLIIIAVLIDKAKKK; encoded by the coding sequence ATGAATAAAGAAACAGCAATCAATCCTATGGAAAAGAAAAAGCGTGCATTGCCGGGAGAAATGATGATCCTCATCATCCTTATTGCAATGTTTATCGTCCTGTCGATCGCATCGAATAAATTCATGACATGGGACAACATGTCCAACCTGATGAAGCAGACTTCCATCAACGGGGTTGTCGCAATCGGTATGACATTTGTTATCATTTCAAGCGGCATCGACCTTTCGGTCGGCGCGATCGTCGGCTTCTCCGGAATCCTGGCCTCTATGCTGATGGTAGGCGGCTGGGGCATCGCTCCGGCGGTCCTCGTATCGGTGGCGGCGAGCTGCGGCGTGGGCGTTGCCAACGGCGTACTTGTGCATGACGGCAAGGTGCCTCCGTTCATTGCGACCCTTGGCACAATGACCATTGTACGCGGCGTAATTATGCTGATTACCGATGCGCGCATGATCTCCGGCATGCCGGACGACTTCATTAATTTTGCCACCTCGACGATCCTGGGGATACCGGCTTTGGCCATCATTTGGATCGTTGCCATCATCATCGCGCTGCTGATCCTGAAATTTACGGTGTTTGGGCGGAATGTGTATTCCATCGGCAGCAACGAAGAGGCGACGCGCCTTTCGGGCGTCAACATCCGCCTCAATATTTATGGCATCTACCTCGTAAGCGCGCTCTGTTCGGCGGTTGCGGGCATCATGCTCGCCTCACGCGTCGGCAACGGCCTGCCGAAGGGCGGCGACGGCTATGAGCTCGATGCGATCGCGGCTTCCGTTGTCGGCGGTGCGAGCCTGTCCGGCGGCGAAGGCAGCATCGTCGGTACGGTGATCGGCGCCCTAATCATGCAGACGCTGCGGAACGGCGGCAACCTCCTCGGGGTCAACTCGTTTATTCTCGAGATTTGTATCGGGTCGCTGATTATCATTGCTGTATTGATTGATAAGGCAAAGAAAAAGTAG
- a CDS encoding sugar ABC transporter ATP-binding protein, giving the protein MENVLVKMEKISKIFPGVKALEDVDFDVRAGEVHALMGENGAGKSTLIKALMGVHEPSSGKIFVDGQEVQIRNPQQAKRLGLGAVYQDITLAPHLSVAENFFLGELPRKAGIVDWKKINSETSKTLTELDIKVDPKKRIKDLPIAQQEMVTIAKIVHEKAKVIVFDEPTALLANEEVEILFELIGKLRDNGCGIIYISHRIEEIFELGDRVTVLKDGALVETVNVADTNKDDLVRMMVGRDVGDMYSIEHFEPGETVLEVSGLTRKGVYEGISFEVRRGEILGMFGLVGSGRTEIMRGVFGADPYDSGGVKVLGKKAHNKSPKQGIDSGVALLPEDRKTQGLSMGLSIEVNTNLASYSKISKAGVINVNRERERAEYYKEQIRIKTPSIKQKVQNLSGGNQQKVVIAKWLCADSEIFIFDECTVGVDVGAKVEIYRLFERLLKQGKAIVLISSYLPEVMSLADRLMVISEGKQMATIDRSEFMVGGRLDEERILRLASGMV; this is encoded by the coding sequence ATGGAAAACGTACTGGTAAAAATGGAAAAAATCTCGAAAATTTTTCCGGGTGTGAAGGCTCTTGAAGACGTCGATTTTGATGTAAGGGCAGGCGAGGTCCATGCGCTGATGGGGGAAAACGGCGCAGGAAAATCCACGCTGATTAAAGCGCTTATGGGCGTCCATGAGCCTTCGTCGGGCAAGATTTTCGTAGACGGACAGGAAGTACAGATCAGGAATCCACAGCAGGCGAAGAGACTTGGCCTCGGGGCCGTTTATCAGGACATCACACTTGCGCCGCACCTTTCCGTAGCTGAAAATTTCTTCCTGGGCGAGCTGCCCAGGAAAGCGGGTATCGTGGACTGGAAGAAAATCAACTCCGAGACGTCCAAAACGCTTACGGAGCTTGATATCAAGGTGGACCCTAAAAAACGGATCAAAGACCTCCCCATCGCCCAGCAGGAAATGGTGACGATTGCAAAAATCGTGCATGAAAAAGCAAAGGTGATCGTATTCGACGAACCGACGGCGCTCCTTGCGAATGAGGAAGTCGAAATCCTGTTCGAGCTTATTGGCAAGCTTCGCGATAACGGCTGCGGCATCATCTATATTTCCCACCGGATCGAAGAAATTTTTGAGCTCGGCGACCGCGTAACGGTTTTAAAGGACGGTGCGTTGGTGGAAACGGTTAACGTCGCGGATACCAATAAGGACGACCTCGTACGCATGATGGTTGGCCGGGATGTGGGAGACATGTATTCCATTGAGCACTTTGAGCCCGGCGAAACGGTGCTTGAGGTAAGCGGACTTACCCGCAAAGGCGTGTACGAAGGTATCAGTTTCGAGGTGCGCCGGGGGGAGATTCTCGGCATGTTCGGGCTGGTCGGTTCAGGACGCACAGAAATCATGCGCGGCGTGTTTGGCGCGGACCCGTACGATTCGGGCGGGGTAAAGGTACTCGGAAAAAAAGCTCATAACAAGTCGCCGAAGCAGGGGATCGACAGCGGCGTCGCCCTGCTGCCGGAGGATAGAAAAACGCAGGGACTTTCAATGGGGCTTTCCATTGAAGTAAATACAAACCTGGCTTCCTATTCAAAAATATCGAAAGCCGGAGTAATCAATGTTAACAGAGAGAGGGAACGGGCCGAGTATTATAAGGAACAAATCCGTATCAAAACGCCGTCGATCAAGCAAAAGGTGCAGAACCTTTCGGGCGGCAACCAGCAAAAAGTAGTGATTGCAAAATGGCTGTGCGCGGACAGCGAAATATTTATCTTTGACGAATGCACGGTAGGCGTCGACGTTGGCGCGAAAGTGGAAATCTACCGTTTGTTTGAGCGGCTTCTTAAGCAGGGAAAAGCAATTGTGCTCATCTCGTCCTATCTCCCGGAGGTCATGAGCCTTGCGGACCGGCTGATGGTCATATCGGAAGGAAAGCAGATGGCGACCATCGACCGCAGCGAGTTTATGGTTGGCGGCAGGCTGGACGAAGAGCGCATCCTGCGTCTTGCATCCGGCATGGTATAA
- a CDS encoding ABC transporter substrate-binding protein, whose amino-acid sequence MKKMLAILVVAVMLLSVALVGCGQEGDTASQAPAESSAATDASTAPAEPAGDDGGVKDVAVLIKATDSDFWQYVLIGATNYAAENPDKVKVTTDGPPNESDIDQQVSILEQIISREPDAIVIASTSSDATVPAIEDAVSKGIPVITVDNKVNTDKVATLLATDNLKGGAQAADTLVEKLKAEGKELKGKVGVISNMAGVQVLTDRDQGFIDRIKEIAPDIELIETVYVDGDMTKAMDAAADQISANDDLLGFFADNNTVGSGTARAITEAGKENDLVLVAFDSDPEEIKGLGTGAVDALILQDPYGMGYKGVEDALKAIAGETLESYVDTGVTVVTKDNMDEEEIKGLLDPTIKKIG is encoded by the coding sequence ATGAAAAAGATGTTAGCAATCCTGGTAGTTGCAGTCATGCTCCTGAGCGTAGCGCTCGTTGGCTGCGGACAAGAAGGCGACACGGCTTCGCAGGCTCCGGCGGAATCGTCTGCCGCAACGGACGCCTCCACGGCCCCGGCTGAACCCGCAGGGGATGACGGCGGGGTCAAAGACGTAGCGGTCCTGATTAAAGCGACGGACTCCGATTTTTGGCAGTATGTTCTGATTGGTGCAACGAACTATGCGGCTGAGAATCCGGACAAGGTCAAGGTGACGACGGACGGACCTCCGAATGAATCGGATATCGATCAGCAGGTCTCCATTCTGGAGCAGATCATCTCCAGAGAGCCTGATGCGATCGTGATCGCTTCCACAAGCTCGGACGCTACGGTTCCGGCAATCGAGGATGCGGTTTCCAAGGGTATCCCGGTCATCACGGTTGACAACAAGGTTAACACGGATAAGGTTGCGACCCTTCTCGCGACGGATAACCTAAAGGGAGGCGCACAGGCGGCCGATACACTGGTTGAAAAACTCAAGGCTGAAGGCAAGGAACTGAAGGGCAAAGTTGGCGTCATCAGCAATATGGCGGGCGTGCAGGTCCTGACCGACAGAGACCAGGGCTTTATCGACAGGATAAAAGAAATCGCCCCCGACATCGAACTGATAGAAACGGTATACGTTGACGGCGATATGACTAAGGCGATGGACGCGGCCGCCGACCAGATTTCGGCAAACGACGATCTCCTCGGCTTCTTTGCCGACAATAACACTGTTGGTTCTGGCACAGCGCGCGCCATCACGGAAGCGGGTAAGGAAAATGACCTCGTATTGGTTGCGTTCGACTCCGACCCGGAGGAGATCAAAGGCCTTGGAACTGGCGCTGTTGACGCCCTGATCCTGCAGGATCCCTATGGAATGGGCTATAAGGGCGTTGAAGACGCTCTGAAAGCGATCGCCGGTGAGACGCTCGAATCCTATGTAGACACCGGTGTTACGGTTGTAACGAAGGACAACATGGACGAAGAGGAGATCAAAGGACTGCTCGATCCAACTATCAAAAAAATAGGCTAA
- a CDS encoding LacI family DNA-binding transcriptional regulator: protein MNQRDIAKLAGVSSATVSRVINKDKKVSPKTAKKVLQVIKENGYVQNAMARNLRMANTKTIGYLVPDIKNPFFIAMLSGFQEMCFKQGYDIIFENAADDPEKEKKALETLLRYRVAGLLAVFVDSDNEYIDVFGNMGIPVVMIDRKSSGVQKNDYLMIDNMGGVGQIVDYLVSLGHTDIAMIYGPQDLTPGVERLNGFRKAMKKNGIPVKEEYLIPGLFTEEGGYHAVQELLQLKDRPTAMIGGNNLTTMGAYKALVDYKVSIPEEVSLAGFDDFPFAAHLQPPVTVIKRPNTNMGRIAAELLLERISKGEEGKDIQPRSIVMPTQLCIRESCTQISSLKNK from the coding sequence TTGAATCAAAGAGATATCGCTAAGCTGGCGGGTGTATCTTCTGCCACAGTTTCAAGAGTCATCAACAAGGACAAAAAAGTCTCTCCGAAAACAGCGAAAAAAGTATTACAGGTAATCAAAGAGAATGGTTACGTACAAAACGCCATGGCGCGCAATTTGCGTATGGCGAATACCAAAACCATCGGCTATTTGGTTCCCGACATCAAAAATCCTTTTTTCATTGCAATGCTTTCCGGATTCCAGGAGATGTGCTTCAAGCAAGGCTATGACATTATCTTTGAAAACGCGGCGGACGATCCTGAAAAAGAAAAGAAAGCGCTTGAAACGCTGCTGCGTTACCGTGTAGCAGGCTTATTGGCGGTATTTGTCGATTCGGATAATGAGTATATCGACGTATTCGGCAACATGGGCATTCCCGTCGTTATGATCGACAGGAAGTCCAGCGGGGTACAGAAAAACGACTATCTGATGATTGATAATATGGGCGGGGTAGGCCAGATTGTGGATTACCTCGTGTCCCTCGGGCATACGGATATTGCAATGATCTATGGTCCGCAGGACCTGACGCCCGGTGTCGAACGCCTGAACGGGTTCCGGAAGGCAATGAAAAAAAACGGAATCCCAGTCAAAGAAGAATATCTGATTCCGGGACTGTTCACGGAAGAGGGCGGATATCATGCAGTACAGGAACTTTTACAACTGAAGGACCGGCCAACGGCTATGATCGGCGGAAACAACCTGACTACGATGGGCGCATATAAAGCGTTGGTCGATTACAAGGTCAGCATTCCGGAGGAAGTGTCGCTTGCAGGTTTTGACGATTTTCCATTTGCGGCACATTTGCAGCCGCCGGTTACGGTCATCAAAAGGCCAAATACAAACATGGGACGGATTGCCGCCGAACTCTTGTTGGAACGGATCAGCAAGGGTGAGGAAGGCAAAGACATCCAACCAAGGAGCATCGTGATGCCGACACAGCTCTGCATCAGGGAATCCTGCACCCAAATCAGCAGCTTGAAAAATAAATAG
- a CDS encoding phage holin family protein produces the protein MDFQEYIKPELLILIPVLVAIGCGFKKAEWLQDKFIPVCLGVVGIVLSLLWVLVGSIPFETASAIFDAMFTAIVQGILVAAAAVYANQLLKQEKKTE, from the coding sequence ATGGATTTTCAGGAATACATCAAACCGGAGCTTCTCATACTGATTCCGGTACTGGTAGCGATTGGCTGTGGCTTCAAGAAAGCGGAGTGGCTGCAGGACAAGTTCATTCCGGTCTGCCTCGGAGTGGTCGGCATAGTGCTGTCGCTCTTGTGGGTGCTCGTTGGCAGCATACCGTTTGAGACGGCAAGCGCGATATTCGACGCTATGTTTACGGCAATCGTACAAGGCATACTTGTTGCGGCTGCGGCTGTGTATGCGAATCAGCTCTTGAAGCAGGAAAAGAAAACGGAGTAA
- a CDS encoding N-acetylmuramoyl-L-alanine amidase, with the protein MSKIYINPGHGGADSGAVGIGGRQEKDDALRYASVVADKLKAAGHTVELERNADYLINVKDIAKNANLWGADLFIAFHRNAGGGDGAECLIVTGASATSREMAQAIQGALVGVGFRDRGVKVQDRNTYVLSHTTMPATTIECGFVDNAGDNALFDSKFNEIVQGIAAAILSIAGGVVPNTVTPPSPSANVPELNRVLKYGCKGGDVRMMQERLNAHKANVGKADGEFGDKTRRGLHAFQQARIHEGRDVGCRYNGNKPDGKCGELTWTILHEPAPGE; encoded by the coding sequence ATGAGCAAAATCTATATCAACCCGGGGCACGGCGGAGCGGACAGCGGGGCCGTAGGCATCGGAGGACGGCAGGAAAAGGACGACGCGCTGCGTTATGCGTCCGTGGTGGCGGACAAGCTGAAAGCGGCGGGACACACTGTAGAACTGGAGCGGAACGCGGACTACCTTATCAATGTGAAAGACATTGCAAAAAACGCGAACCTGTGGGGTGCGGACCTGTTCATTGCTTTTCACCGCAACGCGGGAGGCGGCGATGGCGCGGAATGCCTAATTGTAACGGGCGCAAGTGCAACGTCGCGGGAAATGGCGCAGGCGATCCAAGGCGCGCTTGTGGGTGTTGGGTTCCGTGACCGGGGCGTTAAGGTGCAGGACAGGAACACCTATGTGCTCTCCCATACGACCATGCCTGCAACGACCATCGAGTGCGGATTCGTGGATAACGCCGGGGACAACGCGTTGTTTGACAGCAAGTTTAATGAGATCGTTCAGGGGATCGCGGCCGCGATTCTTTCCATTGCCGGAGGCGTTGTGCCGAACACGGTAACGCCGCCCAGCCCGTCCGCGAATGTGCCGGAGCTGAACAGGGTGCTGAAATACGGCTGTAAGGGCGGCGATGTACGCATGATGCAGGAACGCCTAAATGCGCACAAGGCAAATGTAGGAAAAGCAGATGGTGAGTTTGGAGATAAGACAAGGCGGGGGCTTCATGCGTTCCAACAGGCGCGTATTCATGAGGGGCGCGACGTAGGGTGCCGCTACAACGGCAACAAGCCGGACGGTAAGTGCGGCGAACTGACGTGGACGATTCTGCATGAGCCTGCGCCGGGGGAATAA
- a CDS encoding phage tail protein, giving the protein MAKNVRINVKTEGGYDVLHPETEAGQVVMAGYAKPAAGGAVTAADTAGEAIGKLEKGVEDSIPKADIVQVRGRSETKVMSQKAVTDAIDAGGGGGGGGADDAEPVGVIKPFAGETLPDGYLWCDGASYPANGDYLKLYEVVGTAYNEAGDAAGTFRVPDLRGRVTVGKNTGTFDALGKTGGEETHILKTSELPAHVHTYPVNSPGSGAQYGPSDTVSQTNNVKSSTNAAGGGEAHNNLQPYLVCNYIIKYGKTYGETGVTAPPCIWEFSAADWTQQDGKYILSIPESEHRRGEYCVLTALYDTGEAGVMKSLLSENTKDAEGNITVYSDTAFAGKAYIDRVYMVPAGRVLTVNGQSPDVDGDVTAAEVENAQKLGGELPGYYAKQSDMTSVLAQPEIKKAAPLNGVTLGTNYIWEDEKTVFIRISASKDNDGIANQMKVASIAGLGIEIPQVEVWGIRNVGLKADGTFIMTDSVLMPTGEIRTSHNVNQPVKSIGIFIIYPKGAN; this is encoded by the coding sequence ATGGCAAAGAATGTCAGGATCAATGTAAAAACAGAAGGAGGCTATGATGTCCTGCATCCGGAAACGGAAGCAGGGCAGGTTGTGATGGCAGGATATGCAAAACCGGCGGCGGGCGGCGCTGTCACAGCGGCGGATACGGCGGGGGAGGCGATCGGGAAACTGGAGAAGGGCGTTGAGGATAGTATTCCGAAGGCAGACATTGTCCAGGTTCGCGGACGGAGCGAAACGAAGGTCATGAGCCAGAAGGCGGTAACAGACGCAATCGACGCGGGAGGCGGCGGAGGCGGCGGAGGTGCGGACGACGCAGAACCGGTCGGCGTTATTAAGCCGTTTGCCGGGGAAACGCTGCCGGACGGGTATTTGTGGTGCGACGGCGCGAGCTATCCGGCGAACGGGGATTACCTGAAGCTGTATGAGGTGGTCGGTACGGCCTACAATGAAGCGGGCGACGCGGCGGGAACGTTCCGCGTACCTGACCTGCGGGGGCGCGTTACGGTCGGAAAAAACACGGGGACGTTTGATGCGCTCGGCAAGACGGGCGGAGAAGAGACGCATATATTGAAAACAAGCGAACTTCCCGCGCACGTGCATACCTATCCGGTCAATTCTCCCGGATCAGGCGCACAGTATGGGCCAAGCGATACCGTATCGCAAACAAATAACGTAAAATCCAGTACTAATGCAGCTGGCGGCGGTGAAGCCCACAACAACCTCCAGCCCTACCTGGTGTGTAATTACATCATCAAGTACGGTAAGACCTACGGGGAGACCGGCGTGACGGCTCCGCCGTGCATATGGGAGTTTTCAGCGGCAGACTGGACGCAGCAGGATGGAAAATACATTCTATCCATCCCGGAGAGCGAACACAGGCGCGGGGAATACTGTGTGCTGACGGCGCTGTACGACACAGGCGAAGCGGGCGTAATGAAGTCTCTGCTGTCTGAAAATACAAAGGATGCGGAAGGGAACATTACGGTCTATTCGGATACGGCATTCGCAGGCAAGGCATATATAGACCGGGTGTATATGGTTCCGGCAGGGCGCGTGCTGACGGTAAACGGACAAAGCCCGGACGTGGACGGGGATGTGACGGCTGCAGAAGTGGAGAATGCGCAGAAGCTGGGCGGGGAGCTGCCGGGCTATTACGCAAAACAGTCCGATATGACAAGTGTTCTGGCCCAACCGGAAATCAAGAAAGCTGCGCCGCTTAACGGCGTAACGTTAGGAACAAATTATATATGGGAAGACGAAAAAACAGTATTTATCCGTATCTCGGCGTCAAAAGATAATGATGGGATAGCCAACCAAATGAAGGTGGCAAGTATCGCCGGCCTCGGAATAGAGATTCCACAGGTTGAAGTATGGGGGATCAGGAATGTTGGACTAAAGGCTGACGGCACATTTATTATGACGGACTCCGTGCTGATGCCGACGGGAGAAATACGGACCTCCCACAATGTAAACCAGCCTGTAAAATCTATTGGTATTTTCATCATTTACCCGAAAGGGGCTAACTAA
- a CDS encoding phage major capsid protein: MAGIIFSESSGINDSVFGKSQCPIRLFVEKQVEAFEEKSALEHVFMIADSKNFSEKLTGMTSMNGFQPTGEGGAYPQDEMQEGYEKILEHVTWKDAFTVTQEMVEDSKTIDLRSKPYAFVSGYHRTREQFGAALLAGGINGTSIKFRGMKFSTACADGKKLFAHNHTAKVKGDAQSNIFQDEFSADALAAMECRMQDFRDDNGQVLAIAPDTIIIPNDWKLKKDLFAALGADKDPNTSNNGFNYTFGRFHIVTWQYLNQFINGKDKPWIMLDSNYNKECGGAVWLDRIKLAVKSYVDENTDNNIWKGRSRFIAGFNDWRAFAVGGIASDTNAAKLIETAAA, translated from the coding sequence ATGGCAGGGATTATATTTTCTGAAAGTTCGGGCATAAACGACAGCGTATTTGGCAAAAGCCAGTGCCCAATCAGGCTGTTTGTAGAAAAACAGGTAGAAGCATTCGAGGAAAAATCGGCGCTGGAACACGTCTTTATGATCGCAGATTCCAAAAACTTTTCCGAGAAGCTGACGGGGATGACTTCGATGAACGGGTTCCAGCCCACAGGCGAAGGCGGGGCGTATCCGCAGGACGAAATGCAGGAGGGATACGAAAAAATCCTTGAGCATGTGACGTGGAAGGACGCGTTTACGGTGACGCAGGAGATGGTGGAGGACAGCAAGACCATTGATCTCAGAAGCAAACCGTATGCGTTTGTGAGCGGATATCACCGCACGCGTGAGCAGTTTGGCGCGGCGCTGCTGGCGGGCGGCATCAACGGAACGAGCATCAAGTTCCGCGGGATGAAGTTTTCCACGGCATGCGCGGACGGTAAAAAACTGTTCGCCCACAACCACACCGCTAAGGTGAAGGGGGATGCACAGTCTAATATTTTCCAGGATGAATTTTCAGCGGACGCACTGGCGGCGATGGAATGCAGGATGCAGGATTTCCGGGATGACAACGGACAGGTGCTTGCAATCGCACCGGATACGATCATTATCCCGAACGACTGGAAGCTGAAAAAGGACCTGTTTGCGGCCTTGGGCGCGGATAAGGACCCGAACACGTCGAACAATGGGTTTAACTATACTTTCGGCAGGTTCCATATTGTGACATGGCAGTACCTGAACCAGTTCATAAACGGGAAGGACAAGCCGTGGATCATGCTGGACAGCAACTATAACAAGGAATGCGGCGGAGCGGTATGGCTTGACCGCATCAAACTGGCGGTGAAATCCTATGTGGACGAAAACACGGACAACAACATTTGGAAAGGCCGTTCGAGGTTTATCGCAGGCTTTAACGACTGGCGTGCGTTTGCAGTGGGCGGTATTGCTTCCGACACAAACGCGGCAAAGCTGATCGAAACGGCTGCGGCATAA